One Ureaplasma urealyticum serovar 8 str. ATCC 27618 genomic window carries:
- a CDS encoding phosphoglycerate kinase, translating to MNSLNKKSIKDLDVNGKTVVLHLDLNVVLDYENKRILNDRKLRASLPTINYLINHNAKIVILSHLGRIKTLADKQSGKYSLEIIVDELRERVSKNVNRVVFSPLNYGETVVQMVNDLEERDILILENTRYCDISDEGEYVGLEWDGSEILGQFWGMLGDIFIDDAYGVAHRQLSSNYQTAKFAKKSALGFLIVNEVNHLDIALEVPKRPYLALIGGNHVADKIEAIEVLCERADQVIIGGGLVYTFLYAQGYNVGLNLVERNMIDDCNNILEKYGKKILICFDFLCNNDFSDTRPIYRKIDEGLEGLYGLDIGKRSLKFIKHEIYRSKTILLNGPFGVIENIKYYAQGTTEICKSMAKQTTRGAYTIICDIDTSSHAEYLGLDKYMNFISTGGGASLSYIEEGVLDGLETIDNVPLNVLKKE from the coding sequence ATGAATAGTTTAAATAAAAAAAGTATAAAAGACCTTGATGTAAATGGCAAAACAGTTGTTTTACATTTAGATTTAAATGTAGTTTTAGATTATGAAAATAAACGAATCTTGAATGATCGTAAATTACGAGCATCACTTCCAACCATTAATTACTTAATTAATCACAATGCTAAAATTGTTATTTTAAGTCATTTAGGTCGTATTAAAACCTTAGCAGATAAACAAAGTGGTAAATATAGTTTAGAAATTATTGTTGATGAACTTCGAGAGCGTGTTTCTAAAAATGTTAATCGTGTTGTTTTTTCACCACTAAATTATGGAGAAACAGTTGTGCAAATGGTTAATGATCTTGAAGAACGTGACATTCTAATTTTAGAAAACACACGTTATTGCGATATTAGCGATGAAGGTGAATATGTTGGTTTAGAATGAGATGGTTCTGAAATTTTAGGCCAATTTTGAGGGATGTTAGGTGATATTTTTATTGATGATGCATATGGTGTTGCTCATCGTCAACTATCATCAAATTACCAAACCGCGAAATTTGCTAAAAAAAGTGCATTAGGATTTTTAATTGTTAATGAAGTTAATCATTTAGATATTGCTTTAGAAGTTCCTAAGCGTCCTTATTTAGCTTTAATAGGTGGGAACCATGTTGCTGATAAAATTGAAGCAATTGAAGTGTTGTGCGAGCGTGCTGATCAAGTTATTATTGGTGGTGGTTTAGTTTATACATTCTTGTATGCTCAAGGCTATAATGTTGGTTTAAATTTAGTTGAACGCAATATGATTGATGATTGTAACAACATTTTAGAAAAATATGGTAAAAAAATTTTAATTTGTTTTGATTTTTTGTGTAATAATGATTTTAGTGATACAAGACCTATTTATCGTAAAATTGATGAAGGTCTTGAAGGACTATATGGCTTAGATATTGGTAAACGCAGTTTAAAATTTATTAAACATGAAATTTATCGTTCTAAAACCATTTTATTAAATGGTCCGTTTGGTGTTATTGAAAATATTAAGTATTATGCTCAAGGTACAACTGAAATATGTAAATCAATGGCAAAACAAACAACACGTGGCGCTTATACAATTATATGTGATATTGACACTTCAAGTCATGCTGAATACCTAGGATTGGATAAGTATATGAATTTTATATCCACTGGAGGGGGTGCTAGCTTATCATATATTGAAGAAGGAGTTCTTGATGGCCTTGAAACCATTGATAATGTTCCTTTAAATGTTTTAAAGAAGGAGTAA
- the argS gene encoding arginine--tRNA ligase, which yields MITQKISEQLSKALEKMGIFETKVLVDKTKNIKFGDFYTNVAMTLSKRVNQSPLVVAKEIINNLDQDLFFKVNLQPPGFLNFTLKAKDHEDLLTQIYDQKDLFGQFAKKNITYNVEYVSANPTGYLHIAHAANAIYGDILANLLKIYGYDVKTEYWINDAGNQIDKLAMSVLVRYLQLQNINIELPTDAYHGQEIYLVAQALYEIYKDQFINVRLNEKEEIDDVIVNEQIKKFAVSYLLDEIKKDLASINTYIDTYTSENWIRSSGRILEVLSKIKQHTYTLDGALWLRTTAFGDDKDRVLIKSDGSYTYFTPDIAYHDYKFSKDNTTKLIDVWGTDHLGYIARLKAAMSALGYDPNNLEIVCAQVMKLVKNNEEFKLSKRSGQSLTIKDLVEIIGKDALRWFLGSSSMNSHVVIDVDIALSKNNNNPLYYVQYAHARANQVLNKQVYEFDFKTDLLIETRERELLNQLHFYKQTIANAANNREPHRISNYLYDLAQIFHNYYANIKINDENNKALSAQRYTLVWCVKQVLANGLAIMKITPYDQMY from the coding sequence ATGATTACGCAAAAAATAAGTGAGCAATTAAGTAAAGCTTTAGAAAAAATGGGCATTTTTGAGACTAAAGTTCTTGTTGATAAAACAAAAAACATTAAATTTGGGGATTTTTACACTAATGTTGCAATGACATTAAGTAAGCGCGTGAACCAAAGTCCATTAGTAGTTGCTAAAGAAATAATTAATAATTTAGATCAAGATTTATTTTTTAAAGTTAATTTACAACCTCCTGGGTTTTTAAACTTTACATTAAAAGCCAAGGATCATGAAGATTTATTAACGCAAATTTACGATCAAAAAGATTTGTTTGGTCAATTTGCTAAAAAAAATATTACTTATAATGTTGAATATGTTTCAGCTAACCCTACTGGTTATTTACATATTGCTCATGCAGCTAATGCTATTTATGGCGATATTTTAGCTAATTTATTAAAAATTTATGGTTATGATGTAAAAACTGAATATTGAATTAATGATGCTGGAAACCAAATTGATAAATTAGCAATGTCAGTATTAGTTCGTTATTTACAATTACAAAATATTAATATTGAATTACCAACTGATGCTTATCATGGTCAAGAAATTTACTTAGTAGCGCAAGCTTTATATGAAATTTATAAAGATCAATTCATTAATGTGCGTTTGAATGAAAAAGAAGAGATTGATGATGTCATCGTTAATGAACAAATTAAAAAATTTGCTGTTAGTTATTTATTAGATGAAATCAAAAAAGATCTAGCATCAATTAACACATATATTGACACATATACATCAGAAAATTGAATTCGAAGTTCAGGACGTATTTTAGAAGTTTTATCAAAAATAAAACAACACACTTACACTTTAGATGGCGCATTGTGATTAAGAACAACAGCATTTGGCGATGATAAAGATCGTGTTTTAATCAAATCTGATGGTTCATACACATACTTTACTCCAGATATTGCTTATCATGATTATAAATTTAGTAAAGATAATACGACTAAATTAATTGATGTATGAGGAACAGATCATTTAGGTTATATCGCTCGTTTAAAAGCAGCAATGAGCGCATTAGGATATGATCCTAATAATTTAGAAATTGTTTGTGCTCAAGTGATGAAATTAGTTAAAAATAATGAAGAATTTAAACTTTCAAAAAGAAGTGGTCAATCATTAACTATTAAAGATTTAGTTGAAATTATTGGTAAAGATGCCTTGCGTTGATTCTTAGGTTCTTCATCTATGAATTCACACGTTGTTATTGATGTTGATATTGCTTTATCAAAAAACAACAACAATCCCTTATACTATGTTCAGTACGCTCATGCTCGTGCTAACCAAGTATTAAATAAACAAGTTTATGAATTTGATTTTAAAACTGATTTATTAATTGAAACTCGTGAACGTGAATTATTAAATCAACTTCATTTTTATAAACAAACAATTGCTAATGCTGCAAATAATCGTGAACCACATCGAATTAGTAATTATTTATATGATTTAGCGCAAATTTTTCATAATTATTATGCGAATATTAAAATTAATGATGAAAACAATAAAGCTTTATCAGCACAACGTTATACATTAGTTTGATGTGTTAAACAAGTTTTAGCTAATGGTTTAGCAATTATGAAAATTACTCCATATGATCAGATGTATTAA
- a CDS encoding nicotinate phosphoribosyltransferase: MGPVIPNTRLIDFKFDRDLLNKAYTSHYFIKTCKIIELHAPSHSVIMQFTHFSKTPIMVCGTSEVLALLEFCLSRKELKQLKIYYVPDGHVIKPKEALFAIEGPYEIFGWLENIIDSILARRSSVATNCYNVLNVINDEQKVIYMSDRSDDYSLQPYDGYAAAVGGMQYFVTQKQVEFLKDINYECKVMGSMPHALIQQNNGRVDLACEMFAQTFPNDPLIAVIDYNNNVLNDLEQLRYMFDRLYAVRIDTAKDLIDNSLLSTFDNVRNHDLHGCNPYLIDLVREYLDNNGGEHIKIIASSAIDLNSIKNFNKHNSAIDFYGIGTYLTHLSIHITADLVCLDNVYGAKVGRKIAKNFAEMTLY; this comes from the coding sequence ATGGGACCAGTTATTCCAAATACACGTTTAATTGATTTTAAATTTGATCGTGACTTGTTAAACAAAGCCTATACTTCTCACTATTTTATTAAAACATGTAAAATAATTGAATTACACGCTCCAAGCCATTCAGTAATTATGCAATTTACTCATTTTAGCAAAACACCTATTATGGTGTGTGGAACAAGCGAAGTTTTAGCATTATTAGAATTTTGTTTATCTAGAAAAGAATTAAAACAATTAAAAATTTATTATGTTCCAGATGGTCATGTTATTAAACCCAAAGAAGCGTTATTTGCAATTGAGGGACCATATGAGATTTTTGGTTGATTAGAAAACATTATTGATTCAATTCTTGCTCGTCGTAGTTCTGTAGCGACAAATTGTTATAACGTTTTAAATGTTATTAATGATGAACAAAAAGTTATCTATATGTCAGATCGTTCTGATGATTATAGTTTACAACCATATGATGGGTATGCAGCAGCTGTTGGGGGAATGCAATATTTTGTAACCCAAAAACAAGTTGAATTTTTAAAAGATATTAATTATGAATGTAAAGTAATGGGATCAATGCCACATGCGTTAATTCAACAAAATAATGGGCGAGTTGATTTAGCTTGCGAAATGTTTGCTCAAACTTTTCCCAATGATCCACTAATAGCTGTTATTGACTATAACAACAATGTTTTAAATGATCTTGAACAACTAAGATATATGTTTGATCGTTTATATGCTGTTCGTATTGATACTGCTAAAGATTTAATTGACAACAGTTTACTATCAACTTTTGATAATGTTCGTAACCATGATTTACATGGGTGTAATCCTTATCTTATTGATTTAGTACGTGAGTATTTAGATAACAATGGTGGTGAACATATTAAAATAATTGCTTCAAGTGCAATTGATTTAAATAGCATCAAAAATTTTAATAAACATAATTCTGCAATTGATTTTTATGGTATAGGAACATATTTAACACATTTATCAATTCATATTACTGCAGATTTAGTTTGTTTAGATAATGTTTATGGTGCTAAAGTTGGACGTAAAATTGCTAAGAATTTTGCTGAAATGACTTTATATTAA
- a CDS encoding M42 family metallopeptidase — translation MSKFSEKEIRQKAIEYMEIYGMSRHEERVATKLKTSLKDVGVSYERDNLGSIIFKKTNSNKGPKILIATHMDEVGFVVQQILDNGQLLLSMVGGVWPNIVIGSVAKVYVDEQRQYTGVFGHTSIHILEPEARSKAVPVKELFVDCGFSSKQQALDLGVEIGTEVYMEGPSLNFHDENYIVGKAVDNRVSVAVLDLLVHSLKDKVIPNQTYFAATVQEEVGLRGAKTVVSKVKPDIGIVIDTTTSHDTYKCPEGDTKLNDGVCIRMKDGGTLVNPALVKYFEALAKKHNIPLYKYVARGGGTDAEELQYGPDGGVLTIGLSIPQRYLHAPIGVATVKDMKAAFDLVREFLEVFDENEFEKVKFK, via the coding sequence ATGAGTAAATTTAGTGAAAAAGAAATTAGACAAAAAGCAATTGAATATATGGAAATATACGGTATGTCACGTCATGAAGAACGTGTTGCTACAAAACTAAAAACATCATTAAAAGATGTTGGTGTTAGTTATGAACGTGATAATCTAGGATCAATTATCTTTAAAAAAACAAATTCAAACAAAGGTCCTAAAATCTTAATTGCTACACATATGGATGAAGTAGGTTTTGTTGTTCAACAAATTCTTGATAATGGTCAATTATTATTATCAATGGTTGGTGGTGTATGACCAAATATTGTTATTGGATCAGTGGCTAAAGTTTATGTTGATGAACAACGTCAATATACAGGTGTATTTGGCCATACTTCAATTCACATTTTAGAACCAGAAGCACGTAGTAAAGCTGTACCAGTTAAAGAATTGTTTGTTGATTGTGGTTTTAGTTCAAAACAACAAGCGCTTGATTTAGGAGTTGAAATCGGAACAGAAGTTTACATGGAAGGTCCATCTTTAAATTTCCATGACGAAAACTATATTGTTGGTAAAGCTGTTGATAATCGTGTTAGCGTTGCTGTTTTAGATTTATTAGTACATAGCTTAAAAGATAAAGTTATTCCTAACCAAACTTATTTTGCTGCTACAGTACAAGAAGAAGTTGGTTTGCGTGGTGCAAAAACAGTTGTTTCAAAAGTTAAACCAGATATTGGTATTGTTATTGATACAACAACATCACATGATACATACAAATGCCCAGAAGGTGATACAAAACTAAATGATGGTGTATGTATCAGAATGAAAGATGGTGGAACATTAGTTAATCCAGCATTAGTAAAATATTTTGAAGCATTAGCAAAAAAACATAATATTCCATTATACAAATACGTTGCAAGAGGTGGCGGAACTGATGCTGAAGAATTACAATATGGACCAGATGGTGGTGTATTAACAATTGGATTATCAATTCCACAACGTTATTTACATGCTCCAATTGGTGTAGCAACAGTTAAAGATATGAAAGCAGCCTTTGATTTAGTGCGTGAATTCTTAGAAGTATTTGATGAAAATGAATTTGAAAAAGTTAAATTTAAATAA
- a CDS encoding valine--tRNA ligase, translated as MKKKLNKNYLFKEVESNKLLFWQENNLFKAQANSTKPPFAIVLPPPNVTGHLHIGHAYDFTLPDILMRYKKLQGYDAFIVPGTDHAGIATQTKFEKILKTNEQVDRFVLGRKAFLEKLKIWKDEQTYYIHKQWNALGLGLDYNNYLFTLDEPVVQTVREVFVKMFNENIIYRAKKLVNWDIQLKTAISNIEVIHKEIEQKLYYIKYSSEDQKDFVIVATSRPETMFGDKHLIMNPNDQRYVHLHNKIFINPINNAKMSVILDDYIDIEFGTGVMKCTPAHDFNDYELAKKHNLELINIMNEDGTLNEKCAEFKGLDRLQARALIVDKLQKSNHLVKIENYQSNVGFSERTNEIVEPYLSYQWFIKMDNLVKNTIKMQNDFNDKVDFYPNRFNKTLLTWLENTEDWCISRQLWWGHQIPVWYHKKTNEIYCNTTPPKDLENWIQDEDVLDTWFSSGMWPLLTTKWNSNDQFFKRYFPTALMVTGMDILFFWVSRMMNFSQYLVQKRPFKDVLIHGLIRDAQGKKMSKSLGNGIDPFDIINEYGLDTMRLFFASSTTVGEDLNFSTERLGANWNYLNKIWNIAKYIENLDEINESFSIQDVHEFCDVNKWIIAELSKLSVEMNKNMDKYNLVVATKDLYDFIWNTFASNYLEYTKVLLQDTTFKNETIKTIRYVFNQILIMLHPFAPNISEEIWLNLNQTNESILLQKYPMVNFEFESIIINKIAKIILEIRKLRLQENINNKTNLCFELVSANDEFYNSNIKLINLLLVLVNAKVSEIKKSSVNSCTYELVIDDFILKTWYEKSIDYDTQIKKVSEQLKYLENEIKRATNLLNNQGFVNKAPTELIAKEKDKLNNLEKEQANLLKIFADLKQKVN; from the coding sequence GTGAAGAAGAAATTAAATAAAAATTATTTATTTAAAGAAGTTGAATCTAATAAACTTCTATTTTGACAAGAAAATAATTTATTTAAAGCTCAAGCAAATAGTACAAAACCACCTTTTGCAATTGTTTTACCACCACCTAATGTTACAGGACATTTACATATTGGGCATGCTTACGATTTTACCTTGCCAGACATTTTAATGCGTTATAAAAAACTACAAGGATATGATGCTTTTATCGTTCCTGGAACTGATCATGCTGGAATTGCAACTCAAACTAAATTTGAAAAAATTTTAAAAACAAACGAACAAGTTGATCGTTTTGTTTTAGGAAGAAAAGCTTTTTTAGAAAAATTAAAAATTTGAAAAGATGAACAAACTTATTATATTCATAAACAATGAAATGCCTTAGGATTAGGATTAGATTATAACAATTATTTATTTACATTAGATGAACCTGTTGTTCAAACTGTGCGTGAAGTTTTTGTAAAAATGTTTAATGAAAACATTATTTATCGAGCTAAAAAATTAGTTAACTGAGATATTCAACTAAAAACTGCAATTAGTAATATTGAAGTAATTCACAAAGAAATCGAACAAAAACTATATTATATTAAATATTCTAGTGAAGACCAAAAAGATTTTGTTATTGTAGCAACTTCACGACCAGAAACAATGTTTGGTGATAAACATCTAATTATGAATCCTAATGATCAACGTTACGTTCATTTGCATAATAAAATTTTTATTAACCCAATTAATAATGCAAAAATGTCAGTTATTTTAGATGACTATATTGATATTGAATTTGGTACAGGGGTAATGAAATGTACACCTGCACACGATTTTAATGATTATGAATTAGCTAAAAAACATAATTTAGAATTAATCAATATTATGAATGAAGATGGTACTTTAAATGAAAAATGTGCTGAATTTAAAGGTTTAGATCGTTTACAAGCTCGTGCTTTAATTGTTGATAAATTACAAAAAAGTAATCATTTAGTTAAAATTGAAAATTATCAATCTAACGTTGGTTTTAGTGAAAGAACTAATGAAATTGTTGAACCATATTTATCATATCAATGATTTATTAAAATGGATAATTTAGTAAAAAACACAATTAAAATGCAAAATGATTTTAATGATAAAGTAGATTTTTATCCAAATCGTTTTAATAAAACTTTACTAACATGATTAGAAAATACTGAAGATTGATGTATTTCAAGACAATTATGATGAGGACACCAAATTCCTGTTTGATATCATAAAAAAACTAATGAAATATATTGCAATACAACACCACCAAAAGATTTAGAAAATTGAATTCAAGATGAAGATGTTTTAGACACTTGATTTTCAAGTGGAATGTGACCATTACTAACAACAAAATGAAATAGTAATGATCAATTCTTTAAGCGCTATTTCCCTACAGCTTTAATGGTTACTGGTATGGATATTTTATTTTTTTGAGTTTCAAGAATGATGAATTTTAGCCAATATCTAGTTCAAAAAAGACCATTTAAAGATGTTTTAATTCATGGTTTAATTAGAGATGCACAAGGTAAAAAAATGTCAAAATCATTAGGAAATGGTATTGATCCTTTTGATATTATTAACGAATATGGTTTAGATACTATGCGTTTATTTTTTGCATCATCTACAACAGTTGGTGAAGATTTAAACTTTTCAACAGAACGTTTGGGTGCTAATTGAAATTATTTAAATAAAATTTGAAACATTGCTAAATATATTGAAAATTTAGATGAAATTAATGAAAGTTTTAGTATTCAAGATGTTCATGAGTTTTGTGATGTTAATAAATGGATAATTGCTGAATTATCAAAATTAAGTGTTGAAATGAATAAAAATATGGATAAATATAATCTAGTTGTTGCTACAAAAGATTTATATGATTTTATTTGAAATACTTTCGCAAGCAACTATTTAGAATATACAAAAGTTTTATTACAAGATACAACATTTAAGAATGAAACCATTAAAACAATTCGTTATGTATTTAATCAAATTTTAATTATGTTACATCCTTTTGCTCCTAATATTAGTGAAGAGATTTGATTAAATCTAAATCAAACAAATGAATCAATTTTATTACAAAAATATCCAATGGTTAATTTCGAATTTGAATCAATCATTATTAATAAAATTGCAAAAATTATTTTAGAAATTAGAAAATTACGTTTACAAGAAAATATTAATAATAAAACAAATCTTTGTTTTGAATTAGTATCAGCTAATGATGAATTTTATAATTCGAATATAAAATTAATTAACTTACTATTAGTTTTAGTAAACGCTAAAGTAAGTGAAATTAAAAAAAGTAGTGTAAATAGTTGCACTTATGAACTTGTTATTGATGATTTTATTCTTAAAACTTGATATGAAAAATCTATTGATTATGATACACAAATTAAAAAGGTTAGCGAACAATTAAAATATTTAGAAAACGAAATTAAACGCGCAACTAATTTATTAAACAATCAAGGTTTTGTCAATAAAGCTCCAACAGAACTAATTGCTAAAGAAAAAGATAAGTTAAATAATTTAGAGAAAGAACAAGCAAATTTATTAAAAATTTTTGCTGATTTAAAACAAAAGGTGAATTAA
- the rpsU gene encoding 30S ribosomal protein S21 yields MSRGVNVEGDLEKALKKFKRISNETKKDSKRHEYYLSPRIRRKEKIKEANKYRSF; encoded by the coding sequence ATGTCAAGAGGTGTAAACGTTGAAGGCGATTTAGAAAAAGCTCTTAAGAAATTTAAACGTATTTCTAATGAAACAAAAAAAGATTCTAAACGTCACGAATATTACTTAAGTCCAAGAATTCGTCGTAAAGAAAAAATTAAAGAGGCTAATAAATACCGTAGTTTTTAA
- the trmB gene encoding tRNA (guanosine(46)-N7)-methyltransferase TrmB: MRLRNNANAPLYLKSQEQYIVNDQQLLKNDLAKVFKNPHLPLHIEIGMGKGDFIVENALRNPQINYLGIEKFPTVIVKAHKKALKHKLDNLAMICFDANAILDLLNSKSIDKIYLNFSDPWPKKRHAKKRLTNPYFLEKFAALLKDDGLIEFKTDNESLFHYTIYDVLLNDLTKYEILFLTYNLYALVNNVELLKNIPTEYEKKFVMQGQRIKKVSFRFLKKND, from the coding sequence ATGCGTTTACGAAATAATGCTAATGCACCACTTTATTTAAAATCACAAGAACAATACATTGTTAATGATCAACAACTTCTTAAAAATGATTTAGCAAAAGTTTTTAAAAACCCTCATTTACCACTTCATATTGAAATTGGAATGGGAAAAGGTGACTTTATTGTTGAAAATGCTTTACGCAATCCCCAAATTAATTATTTAGGCATTGAAAAGTTTCCAACAGTAATTGTTAAAGCCCATAAAAAAGCTTTAAAACATAAATTAGATAATTTAGCAATGATTTGTTTTGATGCTAATGCAATTTTAGATTTATTAAATTCAAAAAGCATTGATAAAATATATTTAAATTTTTCTGATCCTTGACCAAAAAAACGTCATGCTAAAAAACGTTTAACAAATCCATATTTTTTAGAAAAGTTTGCAGCTCTTTTAAAAGATGACGGTCTTATTGAATTTAAAACAGATAATGAAAGTTTATTTCACTACACAATTTATGATGTTTTATTAAATGATTTAACTAAATATGAAATTTTATTTTTAACTTACAATTTGTATGCTCTTGTAAACAATGTTGAATTATTAAAAAATATTCCCACAGAATATGAGAAGAAGTTTGTCATGCAAGGGCAACGGATTAAAAAAGTTAGTTTTCGTTTTCTTAAAAAGAATGACTAA
- a CDS encoding coproporphyrinogen III oxidase family protein — protein sequence MIFSQNTKHLYIHIPFCNHICTYSDFKRILKTVQSKDIFKDFLKDVQMRIKNFKTKQFETIYLGGGVPNCLSNCELKQLLQTIFPYVSNNCEYTIECNPELINQTQINLFKKYKINRISLNAQSLNNNILKKMNYIHTNQDIKNAIDLFYKNKIFNISCDFLYCLTMLTLKDLDDIFDFIVQNKINHVSFYGLEIKDESILKKLNISINEDQDAEQMSYVNNKFASLNFKHYEVSNWVSDLKYVAKHNLAYWQTKDWAAIGWGAHGFENNIEYFFDAPVQKPVLIKKMLTKYDIYQQILMMGLRLKEGLNLNEKINNDAYLYFKDKLKYISINKKNHLVVDDLNLLNSSILDIF from the coding sequence ATGATTTTTAGTCAAAATACTAAACATTTATATATTCACATTCCATTTTGCAACCATATTTGCACATATTCTGATTTTAAGCGAATTTTAAAAACTGTACAATCAAAAGATATTTTTAAAGATTTTTTAAAAGATGTGCAAATGCGAATTAAAAATTTTAAAACAAAGCAATTTGAAACAATTTATTTAGGTGGTGGTGTACCTAATTGTTTGAGTAATTGTGAACTCAAACAATTATTGCAAACCATTTTTCCTTATGTAAGTAATAATTGTGAATATACTATTGAATGTAATCCTGAACTCATAAACCAAACTCAAATTAATCTTTTTAAAAAATATAAAATCAATCGTATTAGTCTTAACGCACAATCATTAAACAATAATATCTTAAAGAAAATGAATTATATTCATACTAATCAAGATATTAAAAATGCGATTGATTTATTCTATAAAAACAAAATATTCAATATTTCATGCGATTTCTTATATTGTTTAACAATGTTAACATTAAAGGATTTAGATGATATTTTTGATTTTATTGTTCAGAATAAAATTAATCATGTTTCTTTTTATGGTTTAGAAATTAAAGATGAATCAATTTTAAAAAAACTTAACATTAGTATTAATGAAGATCAAGATGCTGAACAAATGAGTTATGTAAATAATAAATTTGCATCCTTAAATTTTAAACATTATGAAGTATCTAATTGAGTAAGTGATTTAAAATATGTTGCAAAACATAATTTAGCTTATTGGCAAACCAAAGATTGAGCTGCAATAGGATGAGGCGCTCATGGTTTTGAAAATAACATTGAATATTTCTTTGATGCTCCAGTCCAAAAGCCTGTATTAATTAAAAAAATGTTGACAAAGTATGATATTTATCAACAAATTTTAATGATGGGTTTAAGATTAAAAGAAGGTTTAAATCTTAATGAAAAAATTAATAATGATGCTTATCTATATTTTAAAGATAAGCTTAAATATATTAGCATCAATAAAAAAAATCATCTAGTTGTTGATGATTTAAATTTATTAAATTCAAGTATTTTAGACATTTTTTAA
- a CDS encoding tRNA (cytidine(34)-2'-O)-methyltransferase: protein MLHIVLFEPEIILNTGNIARMCVGFNANLHLIRPYGFILDKARFDKDFVRASANHLDELKLFEYDDFYEFIAKNNIIENQIYFFTRYGTKAPCDYKYANLNKEDVYLVFGKESTGIDHDILRKYPQNWIRIPTSINLRSLNIANSVAMGIYEVLRQNDFSDLLKYEPHKKFE, encoded by the coding sequence ATGTTACATATTGTTTTATTTGAACCAGAAATCATTTTAAATACGGGTAATATTGCTCGAATGTGCGTTGGTTTTAATGCAAATTTACATCTTATAAGACCTTATGGATTTATTTTAGATAAAGCACGTTTTGATAAAGATTTTGTTCGTGCTTCTGCTAATCATTTAGATGAACTAAAGTTATTTGAATATGATGATTTCTATGAATTTATTGCAAAGAATAATATTATTGAAAATCAAATTTATTTTTTTACTAGATATGGAACAAAAGCACCATGCGATTATAAGTATGCTAATTTGAATAAAGAAGATGTTTATTTAGTTTTTGGCAAAGAATCAACAGGAATTGATCATGATATTTTAAGAAAATATCCTCAAAATTGAATTCGCATTCCTACAAGTATTAATTTAAGAAGTTTAAACATTGCTAACAGTGTTGCTATGGGGATTTATGAAGTGTTGCGTCAAAATGATTTTAGTGATTTACTTAAATATGAACCCCATAAGAAGTTTGAGTAA
- a CDS encoding HIT family protein, producing the protein MQDCIFCKILKGEIISKIIDENEFAIAILDIQPASDGHILIIPKKHYRNFSLTDPIYLDGMMRLAKNMTFVLEEVFPNVLGFNYLMNSNSGAGQVVMHTHMHIIPKQNNDRGFVFKAIKEEGDISDIDEIYKKIATKTQKLKKSRLSKHYMV; encoded by the coding sequence ATGCAAGATTGTATTTTTTGTAAAATTTTAAAAGGTGAAATTATTTCAAAAATTATTGATGAAAATGAATTTGCAATAGCAATTTTAGATATTCAACCAGCAAGCGATGGACATATTTTAATTATTCCTAAAAAACATTATCGTAATTTCTCATTAACTGATCCAATTTACTTAGATGGAATGATGCGTTTAGCAAAAAACATGACTTTTGTTTTAGAAGAAGTTTTCCCAAATGTTTTAGGTTTTAATTATTTAATGAATTCAAATTCTGGTGCTGGTCAAGTAGTAATGCACACCCACATGCATATTATTCCAAAACAAAACAATGATCGTGGCTTTGTTTTTAAAGCAATAAAAGAAGAAGGCGACATTAGCGATATTGATGAAATTTATAAAAAAATTGCTACTAAAACACAAAAATTAAAAAAGTCACGTTTAAGTAAACATTATATGGTGTAA